The Oncorhynchus kisutch isolate 150728-3 linkage group LG14, Okis_V2, whole genome shotgun sequence genomic sequence tgtgtgtgtgtgtgtgtgtgtgtgagagagcgatgTGAAGTAGttttatcagtgtgtgtatgtgtgtgtgtgtgtgtgtgtgtgtgtgtgtgtgtgtgtgtgtgtgagagcgatgTGAAGTAGttttatcagtgtgtgtatgtgtgtgtgtgtgtgtgtgtgagagcgatgTGAAGTAGttttatcagtgtgtgtatgtgtgtgtgtgtgtgtgtgtgtgtgtgtgagagtgcgatGTGAAGTAGttttatcagtgtgtgtatgtgtgtgtgtgtgtgtgtgagagcgatgTGAAGTAGttttatcagtgtgtgtatgtgtgtgtgtgtatatgggctGATGTGTTTATGTGCTTGTCAGTTTGTTTGGCAGCCATGATGTTTACATATCGTTGTCATAGTCCCCGATCATCCTGCGTGTGTGCGAAGCCAGGAAGATGTCATTGTCTCGGGGACAGTCGTGGTGACAGGAGCACGTCTTGACGAACATCATCTTGCGTCTGAAGGCGTCTCCCTCGGGACAGTGGAACTCCACCTCTGCGGTGACGGTGCTGTGGGGGGTACAGCAGCGCCCGTCCGTACACACACCACAGAACTTGGGCTTGTAGACCCTCCTGCTGCTGCAGCCTGACAGCTGGAAACGCACGCCGCGTGGGGACTTGGGGGTCCGTACACACTTCTTCCCCCTCTGCGGAACGGAGATGACTGGAGGTTAGTTTAGGATGGGAACTTGCTACATGGTCTATCGTGCTTAGGGCAGCGTGGGTCTAACCTTTAGTAAACGATAAGGAGCCAAAGACATTCTATGCTCCTGAATTGCATGGCTTCTTGTTTACATGTGTGATGAAAATATATCTTATTTATTATAGTATTCACTTATTAAATGTGCTGAGAAATGCCATGTGATATCATCTTATGTCATGCATATATTATAGGCTATCTAATATACTATATAATACGTTCCTCTGTATGTtgttatactatataatatactatataatacATTCCTTTGTATGTtgttatactatataatatactatataatacGTTCCTCTATATGTTGTTATACTATgtaatatactatataatacGTTCCTCTATATGTTGTTATACTATATAATACATTCCTCTGTATGTtgttatactatataatatactatataatacGTTCCTCTATATGTTGTTATACTATATAATAAACTATATAATACGTTCCTCTATATGTtgttatactatataatatactatataatacGTTCCTCTATATGTTGTTATACTATATAATACATTCCTCTGTATGTtgttatactatataatatactatataatacGTTCCTCTATATGTtgttatactatataatatactatataatacGTTCCTCTATATGTtgttatactatataatatactatataatacGTTCCTCTGTATGTtgttatactatataatatactatataatacGTTCCTCTATATGTtgttatactatataatatactatataatacGTTCCTCTATATGTtgttatactatataatatactatataatacGTTCCTCTGTATGTtgttatactatataatatactatataatatgttCCTCTATATATTGTTATACTATATAATACATTCCTCTGTATGTtgttatactatataatatactatataatatgttCCTCTATATATTGTTATACTATATAATACATTCCTCTGTATGTtgttatactatataatatactatataatacATTCCTCTATATGTTGTTATACTATATAATGGTATTAGTCCATGTATCCACCTTGATGTCCTTCTCTTGCTCCACGTGGCAGGGCCGGATCATACAGATACGGGTCTGCCTCTCCAGCTGGCACCGCTCATTGTCATTGGTGACGCGGGACGACACGCCCATGCCACAGGTGGCCGAGCACTCGTCCCATTTGGTGGTCTGGACGATGCAGTTCTCCCTGGGGCTCTCCACCGGGACCGGCCCGTGGGCTGACACCTCTCTGTAGACTgacagaggggaagaagagaccAAGGGGTGAATTTCAGATCctgagagaagaggaagggagaggaaaagGTGAACAGTGGTGAAAGGGGTGAACAAGAGGGGAGGAGAAGCAGGAGAGGTGGTTAGTTTGAACTTtggtaaagagagagacagagacactgagagagagacagagagagtgagagagagagacagatacactgagagagagacagagagagtgagagagagacagagagagtgagagagagagacagagacacagagagagacagagagggagagagagagagagagagagagagagagagggagagagagagagagggagagagagacacagagagacagagagggagagagagagagagagagagagagagagagagagagacactgagagagagacagagagagtgagagagagagacagagacactgagagagagacagagacactgagagagagacagagagggagagagagagagagagagagagagagagagagagagagagaggagagagagagagggagagagagacagagacactgagagagacagagagggagagagagagagagagagagagagagagagagacacagagagacagagagggagagagagagagagagagagagacactgagagagggagagagagagagatagacacagagagagacagagagagtgagagggggagagagagacagagagagagagagagagagacagagacacagagagagacagcgagagagagggagagagagagcgagagagagaaagtgtgagggcgagagagtgagacagagacactgagagagagacagagagggagagagagagatacagagagagagagcgagagagagagggacagcatTGTGGAGAAGAAAAATATGGGAGTTTAgctttaaaagagagagagaaaaagttaaAGTGATGTAAAGAGAGAAAAGAAACCCAACCAGAGAGAGAAAAATTAAGAGCTTGTAGGAAGTTAGACTCACCAGCCATGGCTGACTGATAGGGGTGGTCCTGAGGGCTCTGATCACACACCCACTCCTCACAGCACCTCCCAGGGATCTGGATGCGGCGTGGGTACGGGCAGTCTGGGGAGGGCAGCCACATGTCGCTGGCACAGGTTGGCACGCAGCCAATCTCTCCGTTCATACAGACACACTGGTGCTTGCAGCTGGGCTGAAAGGTCTCACCACTGCGGTAGATGACCCCTCCCAGGTCACACGTCTGGCCTTCCTGGGCTGAAACACAGAGGAGGAGACGCCATTTTAGATTTGATATTTCAAAGGctttacattattagcccagagaTTGCCCGCTTTGGATAATGATAATCTAAGCCCTGACAAAGTCTGCACAAAATATGTAGCAATTTCTACAATAGGAGAGCCAAGAGGTGATCACAATCTCGCTAGATCTCAAAACCTCCTACCCTTTCTTTAATAGTTGACAGGAGAATTCAACTCACCCATGCAGATGCCGTGTTCAGTGTCACTCAGCATTGCATAATCACAGTAAAGCCCCCTGTGGTGGTCACATGGCTCCAGGAGGGTACAGGGCTCGTCGGCTTGCCTGGCACACACCTTACAGCAACCACAGCCATCCAGAACCAGGCTGGTACCAAACGGGCATGGAGGGGGGTCCGAGGGACAGTCACAGGGATCGGAACAGTCCTGGGCCATTGTCTGTAGACGGAAGAAAATGTAACAGTCAGAAATGTTAAAGAAAACACTTATAGGATAGTGTGAATAACGTGTCTGATATCAGGATTTGTCTCCAGGGAAGATGTGATAATCCACTCAACTTCAAGTCAAGGAGTTAGGTCGACACTGTGTGTCAAAGAAGCGGATACTGTTGTATGTCAGGCTTCTTCGCGTTTTGAGTTAACACCTCACTTGTAATGCATCTTACTGCCACAAGATGGAGACATGACTCGATGTAGCCAAATCATATCAGGCAGTCATTTCTATGGAGAGTAATGCACTGTGGTATTACAGCAAGTacaaatcaaatctaatctaTGTAGGCTACTCAAATGCTGTCAGAGTAGAGTAAATTGCGACATAGGACCTACAATTTAGTGGCAAGTTGTTGTTGTCCCattttattaaatagttttttaatCCATGTTATGCTAACCTTTTATCACTACATGGattaaaaaactatttaataaaatGGGACAACAACAACTTGGCACTAAATTGTATGTCCTATGTCGCAATTTAGGCTACTAAATTATTTTGTACTGCTTCTCTGTACTTATGTTTCTTTTAGTAGCAATGAATAAGAAAAAACCCAAGAACATAGCCTATTTGAATCCAATCATTTCAGTAACAGTGACATCCAATTATAACAACCCTACTTTTTCATAACCTtgcattgtttacagaactgctGCTGTAGGCTACTTTATAGAGTTGCTATAGGTTACTTTACAGGCTACTTTACAGagctgctgtaggctactatacagagctgctgtaggctactatacaGAGCTGCTGTAGGCTACTTTACAGAGCTGGTGTAGGCTACTATACAGagctgctgtaggctactatacaGAGCTGCTGTAGGCTACTTTACAGAGCTGGTGTAGGCTACTTTACAGAGCTGGTGTAGGCTACTTTACAGAGCTGCTGTAGCCTACTTTACAGAGCTGCTGTAGGCTACTTTACAGagctgctgtaggctactatacaGAGCTGATGTAGGCTGCTTTACAGAGCTGCTGTAGGCTACTTTACAGagctgctgtaggctactatacaGAGCTGCTGTAGGCTACTTTACAGAGCTGCTACAGGCTACTTTACAGAGCTGCTGTAGGCTACTTTACAGagctgctgtaggctactatacaGAGCTGATGTAGGCTGCTTTACAGAGCTGCTGTAGGCTACTTTACAGagctgctgtaggctactatacaGAGCTGCTGTAGGCTACTTTACAGAGCTGCTACAGGCTACTTTACAGAGCTGTTTACTGCGAGCCCATTCCCCCATGGAATGTTTTAGCTGCTATAACTGCACATTGCGTTCCCAAAGtttgtacttcaaatctatgactAAATAATAAATATGAAGACAAGACAAATCATATGACAATAGCCGggtgaatgagagagaaagaatgggTTATTATTGCATAAAATGCAAAGTGACAAAGTTACATAAATTAATAGATGAAAATCCAGCACTTTATTCACACCTGATACATAAaatctgtcatattatatattaaACTTACCGAGCAGACGATGAGTAGAAAAAGGCACATTCTGGTAATAATTTCCTCAGACATTGTTGCTAGTTTATTTTAACAGCGTGCACACTACAACCCGTTTGTTTTCGTTCAGACAGACAGGAGTTTCCTTTTTCTCGCGCTCTACAGTCAATCGGCTGTGTTGACTCGCTGCAGGGCTCGAGGACTGAGGCACAGAGAGGAGAATCTTTAAATAGTCCGCGAGGCGGGCCGGAGCCCGGGAAACAAGAGTCATGACACGCGACCCAAAGGGGTGAAAATATTTCAATTCCAGATGGTTTTCTTTCCTAATTCCTGAGAGAAGAGCTATTTCTACAGACAATCAATTTACTGTATCATATTTCACCTTTTCAGACACAGGCCCAGCCAAGTGGGAGTTGTTTTATGTCCTAAAGCAGGAACTGACAAGGATGCCTGTGAGTGTTATTTGACATGGATGGACTAAAGGAGAACATTGTTCATTTTGGCCACCGTTCAGACCAACGTAGCCTACATAAAGTGGTAACAGGTAAAGGGGAAAGATTGATAGTAGGATTATGTAATAACTAGGGGTAATAACATGACAAAGAgtacgtctcaaatggcaccctattttctacatagtatgtaggaaatag encodes the following:
- the LOC109880390 gene encoding CCN family member 2-like isoform X2, which encodes MSEEIITRMCLFLLIVCSTMAQDCSDPCDCPSDPPPCPFGTSLVLDGCGCCKVCARQADEPCTLLEPCDHHRGLYCDYAMLSDTEHGICMAQEGQTCDLGGVIYRSGETFQPSCKHQCVCMNGEIGCVPTCASDMWLPSPDCPYPRRIQIPGRCCEEWVCDQSPQDHPYQSAMAVYREVSAHGPVPVESPRENCIVQTTKWDECSATCGMGVSSRVTNDNERCQLERQTRICMIRPCHVEQEKDIKRGKKCVRTPKSPRGVRFQLSGCSSRRVYKPKFCGVCTDGRCCTPHSTVTAEVEFHCPEGDAFRRKMMFVKTCSCHHDCPRDNDIFLASHTRRMIGDYDNDM
- the LOC109880390 gene encoding CCN family member 2-like isoform X1, whose protein sequence is MSEEIITRMCLFLLIVCSTMAQDCSDPCDCPSDPPPCPFGTSLVLDGCGCCKVCARQADEPCTLLEPCDHHRGLYCDYAMLSDTEHGICMAQEGQTCDLGGVIYRSGETFQPSCKHQCVCMNGEIGCVPTCASDMWLPSPDCPYPRRIQIPGRCCEEWVCDQSPQDHPYQSAMAGSEIHPLVSSSPLSVYREVSAHGPVPVESPRENCIVQTTKWDECSATCGMGVSSRVTNDNERCQLERQTRICMIRPCHVEQEKDIKRGKKCVRTPKSPRGVRFQLSGCSSRRVYKPKFCGVCTDGRCCTPHSTVTAEVEFHCPEGDAFRRKMMFVKTCSCHHDCPRDNDIFLASHTRRMIGDYDNDM